The following are encoded together in the Kwoniella europaea PYCC6329 chromosome 1, complete sequence genome:
- a CDS encoding triose-phosphate isomerase, with protein MVANRKFFVGGNFKMNGTLTEVETIVSRINEANFDGSTELVVAPPALYLLKIQEELKPPAQVSAQNSYTEKSGAFTGEISPNQLKDANVHWVILGHSERRSLFGDTDKLVADKTKAAIEAGLSVIACIGESLEERESGKTQSVVERQLEAIAKEISESEWKNIVIAYEPVWAIGTGKVATKEQAQETHEQIRQWLAKRISQSVADNTRIIYGGSVNGKNCTDLSNAPDIDGFLVGGASLKPEFIDIVNSQKA; from the exons ATGGTAGCTAACAGGAAATTCTTCGTCGG AGGTAACTTCAAGATGAACGGTACTCTCACAGAGGTTGAGACTATCGTTTCTAGAATTAACGAAGCCAACTTTGATGGATCTACTG AGCTCGTCGTTGCTCCTCCAGCTTTATACCTTCTCAAAATCCAAGAAGAGCTTAAACCCCCCGCTCAAGTATCAGCTCAAAATTCATACACTGAGAAATCAGGTGCTTTCACCGGTGAGATCTCACCCAACCAACTCAAAGATGCCAACGTCCATTGGGTTATCCTCGGTCATTCcgagagaagaagtttgTTTGGTGATACCGATAAGCTCGTGGCcgataag ACCAAAGCCGCCATCGAAGCTGGATTAAGCGTCATCGCATGTATCGGTGAATCCCTCGAAGAGAGAGAATCAGGTAAAACCCAATCAGTAGTTGAGAGACAACTCGAAGCTATCGCCAAGGAGATCTCCGAATCTGAATGGAA AAACATCGTCATTGCTT ACGAACCTGTATGGGCCATCGGTACAGGTAAAGTAGCCACCAAAGAGCAAGCTCAAGAGACCCACGAGCAAATTAGACAATGGCTCGCCAAGAGAATCTCTCAATCTGTTGCTGATAACACCCGAATCATCTACGGTGGAAGTGTCAATGGAAAGAACTGTACCGATCTTT CCAACGCACCTGACATTGATGGTTTCCTTGTTGGTGGTGCTTCTCTCAAACCTGAGTTCATCGATATTGTAAACAGTCAAAAGGCATAA